A stretch of the Metopolophium dirhodum isolate CAU chromosome 8, ASM1992520v1, whole genome shotgun sequence genome encodes the following:
- the LOC132950551 gene encoding major royal jelly protein 1-like, whose translation MITYLVINIYLSVCLCELNVVYQWDKIDLSNHENRQDTEHSYIPENNLVHRMKIWNNTLYMSIPRFKPGVPATLCKSYRGTIQPFPTINIQIVGNCIGMQNVKDIEIDHLGHLWVLDVGMVYDLEKPNYTCNPKLLILDIGTGRIIRSAVIPSSMYTIQSVLSGISIDLKSLTAVIADIGPNSGFIVYNYDLGYFQKFHCKILSSVKDYNEAILTISPIDNMLYFTTIEMDSLFTIPLSVFNAPFLNDISHYVNNHGLKTDVSTAMIMDTTGNLYLGMTRKVIAWNTLKNNFDVKDLYIQEVRLDWISSFAFDSNGYLWIISSAFSDFLDGSSSKRMNIRIFKRFCGTTAFALQNVQMSVNDTLPINHNSVDTKTASSICILTLIILLQIVL comes from the coding sequence ATGATAACATATCTAgtgatcaatatttatttaagtgttTGTTTATGTGAGCTAAACGTGGTATACCAGTGGGACAAAATAGATTTGTCAAATCATGAAAATCGCCAAGATACGGAACATTCCTATATTCCAGAAAACAATCTTGTGCACAGAATGAAAATTTGGAACAACACGTTGTACATGTCCATACCCAGGTTTAAGCCAGGGGTGCCTGCCACATTGTGCAAAAGTTACAGAGGTACTATACAACCATTTCCGACGATAAATATTCAGATTGTAGGAAACTGTATTGGGATGCAAAACGTCAAGGACATCGAAATAGATCATTTAGGTCACTTGTGGGTGTTGGACGTGGGCATGGTTTACGATCTAGAAAAACCTAATTACACTTGCAATCCAAAATTGCTTATACTGGACATCGGTACGGGCAGAATAATACGATCGGCGGTGATACCGAGCAGTATGTATACAATCCAAAGCGTACTCAGTGGTATTTCGATTGACTTGAAATCACTCACCGCTGTAATAGCTGATATAGGTCCAAATTCTgggtttattgtttataactatGATCTtggatattttcaaaaatttcactGTAAAATATTGTCCAGCGTTAAGGATTACAACGAAGCAATTTTAACGATATCTCCGATCGATAATATGTTGTACTTCACCACCATAGAAATGGACAGTCTATTCACAATTCCGTTGAGCGTATTCAATGCGCCGTTCCTCAATGACATAAGTCATTACGTTAACAACCATGGACTGAAAACAGACGTATCGACTGCTATGATCATGGATACGACTGGGAACCTGTATTTAGGCATGACCAGGAAAGTAATCGCCTGGAAcacattaaaaaacaatttcgacGTCAAAGATTTGTACATACAAGAAGTGAGACTTGATTGGATTTCAAGTTTTGCGTTTGATTCAAACGGATATTTGTGGATCATCTCTTCAGCATTCAGTGATTTCTTAGATGGATCAAGTTCGAAAAGGatgaatattagaatatttaaaaggtTTTGTGGTACAACAGCCTTCGCACTTCAAAATGTACAAATGTCTGTAAACGACACTCTCCCCATTAACCATAACTCTGTCGATACCAAAACTGCTTcttctatttgtattttaactttaattatattattgcaaattgtattgtaa